CGCGCCGTCGCAACCGTCAAGAGCTGAACAGCATCCTTCTTCTGCTGCTGCCCTTCGCCTTCGGGGTGATGGCGATCTCGATTGCACCCGCGCTGCGCTCCTGGAGCATCGCCGAGATGTCCCCCGACCCGGGCGGGCTGCCACGCACCTGGGTGAAATCGTTGATTCCCCTGGGCTTTCTGTTGCTAGGGCTGCAGGGAATCGCCGAAGCGCTGCGCCTGCGGCTGGCACTCGCTCACCCCGAGGCCGCCCAGGCTGCCGAAGAGCAGCGCCAGGGGGGAGGCACCATGCTGTGATCGAAATCGAAGCCCTCGGCTGGGTGATCAGCTTCGACCCCTCCACGGTGCTGGCTCCAGGGATGTTTCTGGCGCTGATCGTGGCGTTACTGAGCGGGTTTCCCGTCGCGTTCTGTCTTGGTGGTATCGGGGTGATCTTCGCCCTGCTGGGCATGCTCAGCGGTGAGATCGAACCACAGTTCGTCACCGCTCTCCCCCAGCGAATCCTGGGGATCATGGCCAACTTCACCCTGCTGGCCATCCCCGCTTTTGTGTTCATGGGTTCGATGCTGGAGAGTTCCGGCATCGCTGAACGCCTGCTGGAAACCATGGGCAGGCTGCTGGGGCGTCTGCGTGGCGGCCTGGCGCTGGCCGTTGTCCTGGTGGGTTCGCTTCTGGCAGCAACAACCGGTGTGGTGGCAGCGACCGTTACCACCATGGGGTTGATCTCCCTGCCCGCCATGCTGCGGGCGGGATACGACAAGAGCCTGGCCACAGGGGTGATTGTGGCTTCTGGCACCCTCGGTCAGATCATCCCCCCCAGCATTGTTCTGGTGGTGCTGGGCGATCAGCTCGGCATTTCAGTCGGCGATCTCTTTATCGGGGCGCTGGTTCCAGGCCTGCTGATGTCGACGGTGTTCGCCATCTACGTGCTGGTGATCAGTTCGCTCAAGCCGGAACTGGCCCCCGAACTGAAGCCCGAGCTCACCGGCTCCGGTCATCCTCTGCAGTTGGTGCAATCGGTGCTGCCACCGATCGCTCTGATCGTTGCGGTGCTCGGCAGCATCTTCTTCGGCATTGCGACACCAACGGAAGCGGGCGTGATTGGCGCGGTCGGCGCCATGGTGCTGGCAGGCCTCAATGGCGGTTTCAGCCGTCAGCAACTCTCGAATGTCTGTGAGAGCACCATGCGCACCACGGCCATGGTGATGGCCATCCTGATGGGATCCACCGCGTTCAGCCTGGTGTTCCGCGGTGTGGGCGGCGATCAGCTGATTTCAGATTTGCTGCTCAACCTGCCGGGAGGGCGAGTGGGTTTCCTGGTGTTCAGCATGCTGATCATCTTCCTGCTGGGCTTCTTCATCGATTTCTTCGAAATCGCGTTCATCGCAGTTCCGCTGCTGCTTCCCGCCGCCCGGCAGCTGCTGGGTCCCGAAGCTCTGGTGTGGTTTGGCGTGATGATCGGCGCGAATCTGCAAACCTCCTTCCTCACACCGCCGTTCGGCTTTGCACTGTTCTATCTGCGCGGCGTGGCACCCGATGAAGTCAGCACGCGAGACATCTATCGGGGCGCTCTGCCGTTTGTCGGCCTGCAGGTTGCAGTCCTGGCCTTGATCATCGCGGTACCAGGCCTGGTGGACTGGTTGCCTCGTGTCGCCGGAGCCCTCAGCCCGGGTCCGATGACCTGAAGATCTTCGTAAAGTTGGCTACAACGCGCGATTCAGTCATGGTCACGGCGAGCCTGAACAGCACGAACTCCACTGCTGTGACCCCCCGACTCACATTGCAGTGCGAGCTGATCGCGGCTGACAGCACCACCATCCGTTCCCTCGACTGGGAACGCAGCCGATTCGATATTGAATTCGGGCTACGCAACGGCACCACCTACAACGCATTCCTGGTGCGCGGCGAACGCAACGCCCTGATCGACACCAGCCACGCCAAGTTCCGCGACACCTGGGTGCCATTGCTCAAAGAGCAGATCGATCCGATGGCGATCGATCATCTGATCGTGAGTCACACCGAACCGGATCATTCCGGACTGATCGGCGATCTGATCGACCTCAATCCAGACATCGAGATCGTGGGTTCCAAGGTGGCGATCCAGTTTCTGAAGGATCAGGTGCACCGCCCTTTCAAATCGCGAGCTGTGAAAACCGGCGATGAACTGGATCTGGGCACCAGTCCCGACACAGGCGTGCAGCATCGTTTTGAGTTCCTGAGTGCCCCGAACCTTCACTGGCCCGACACGATCTTCTCCTTCGATCACGGCAGCGGCATCCTCTACACCTGCGATGCCTTCGGACTGCATTACTGCTCCGAGGAGTTGTTCGATACGGACCCCGGTGCCATCGCCCCGGACTTCCGCTTCTACTACGACTGCCTGATGGGCCCCAATGCCCGCAGCGTGCTGCAGGCGCTGAAGCGCATGGATGCACTGCCCGAGATCAACACCGTCGCCGTGGGGCACGGCCCCCTGCTGCGCCAACACCTCAGCCACTGGTTGAACGACTACAGAGAGTGGAGCAGCCAACGCAGCAAGGGCGACAGCTACGCAGCCGTCTGCTATCTGAGCCAATACGGCTTCTCGGACCGCCTCAGCCAGGCCATCGCCCACGGCATCGGCAAAGCCGATGCACAGGTTCAGCTGGTGGATCTGAGGGCCACCGATCCGCAGGAACTCACCGCTCTGGTCGGGGAAGCCAAGGCGGTGGTGGTTCCCACCTGGCCAGCGGAACCGGATGGTGAACTGCAGGCATCGATCGGCACCCTGCTGGCCGCTCTTCAGCCCAAACAACTTGTTGGGGTCTACGACGCTTTCGGTGGCAATGACGAACCGATCGATGCTGTGGCCGAGCAGCTGCGGAATCAGGGGCTGAAGCCGGCCTTTGAACCGCTGCGCATCCGCCAGCTGCCCCAGGGCGGTGATTACCAACGCTGCGAGGAATCAGGAACCGACCTCGGTCAGATCCTGACCCGCAAGAAGTCGATCGAAGCGCTGCGCAGCATCGACGCCAACCTCGACAAGGCGCTCGGTCGCCTCACCGGTGGTTTGTACATCGTGACGGCGAGCCAAGGCGAAGGTGATGCGCGCCGCAGTGGCGCGATGGTGGCCAGCTGGGTGGCCCAGGCCAGTTTCCGCCCCCCCGGCCTGAGTGTTGCAGTGGCCAAGGATCGGGCGATCGAAGCGCTGATGCAGGTGGGCGACAGCTTTGTGATCAACGTGCTGCGGCAAGAGCGCTACAAGCCTCTGATGCAGCACTTTTTGAAGCGTTTCCCCCCCGGAGCCGATCGCTTCGAAGGGGTCAATGTGCTGCATGGAGCCGCTGAGGGTGGTCCTGTGCTCACGGATGCGCTGGCCTATCTGAGCTGCCGGGTGGAACAGCGGATGGAAGGGCCGGATCACTGGATTATCTACGCGCTGGTGGAGCAGGGAAACGTCGCTGACATCGATGGGAAAACAGCGGTTCATCATCGCAAGACAGGCAACCACTACTGATGGTTACAACTGTCGCTGCCAGCTCGGCGTCCGCTGACCGGCAGGTCATCACCTTGCCGGTTGATCGAGGCCTTGTCTGCCTGCGGGGGCTCAGCCCCCAGCGGCTGCGCTTCGAGCTGGAATATGCGCTGGAGCGCGGCAGCACGGCCAACAGTTTTCTGTTCGAGGCAGGCGCTGATGCAGCAGGAATTGAGCAACCCGCCGTTCTGGTGCATCCACCGGGGATGGCCTACAGCAACGTCTTCCTGCCAGCACTGCTGAACGTTCTGCCAGCTACGGATCAGCCCCTGCTGATTGTGGTGGGACATGTGAACCCCAACCGTGTGGCGTTGCTTCAGGAACTGGCCCGGAACTATCCAGGCCTTGAACTGATTGCGTCCAGTCCTGGCGCCAAACTGCTGGAAGAACTCTGGAACCAGCGCAAGCCCTCGCCCCCGGGAGTGGAAGAGGACCAACCACCACCACTGCCTGATTTCCCGCCATTAAGAGTGATTCGACGGGAGGAGACACAGGCGCTGAGCCATGGGCGCAACCTGCTGCTCCTGCCTGCACCAACTCCGCGTTGGCCGGGTGGACTGATGGCCTTCGAACAGCGATACGGGCTGTTGATGAGCGACAAGTTTTTCAGCGCCCATCTCTGCACCACCGCCTGGGCGGAGGCCAATCGGAGCAGCACAGAAGAGGAGCGTCGCCATTTCTACGACTGCCTGATGGCGCCGATGGCCCGCAAAGTGGACCTGCTTGTGGAGCGCCTGGAGGAACTGAGCATTCGCACGATTGCGCCGGCCCACGGTCCGGCCATCGATGCCAGCTGGCGCAGCCTGCTGAACGATTACCACCGCTGGGGGGAAAGTCACCAGCAATCCAGCCTGAATGTGGTTCTGCTGTTCGCCAGTGCCTACGGCAACACCTCGGCGATTGCCGATGCCCTGGGTAGGGGCGTCAGTCGCACTGACATCCGGGTCACCAGCCTCAACTGCGAATTCACACCGTCGGAGGAGCTGGTTGCCGCGATCCAGTCTGCGGATGGAATCCTGATCGGCTCACCCACTCTTGGTGGCCACGCCCCCACGCCCGTGGTCTCCGCCCTGGGAACATTGCTGGCGGAGGGTGACCGCAGCAAGCCGGTGGGAGTCTTCGGCAGCTTTGGCTGGAGCGGCGAAGCTGTCGATCTGCTGGAAACAAAGCTGCGCGATGGCGGCTTCAGTTTCGGCTTCGACCCGATCCGGGTCAAATTCAGCCCTGATCGCGCCATGGTGAAGGAGCTGGAGGAAACCGGCACACGTTTTGCCCGCAAACTGCTTCAGGCCGAAAAACGTGCCCAGCGCCGCAATGCCGGAAGCATGAGCGAAAGCCGCAGCGATCCGGCTGTACTGGCGCTTGGACGCGTGGTGGGATCCCTCTGCATCCTCACCACCCGCAAAGGCGAACTCAGCGGAGCCATGGTGGCGAGCTGGGTCAGCCAGGCCAGCTTCACTCCTCCTGGACTGACGGTGGCGGTGGCCAAGGACCGCGCCGTGGAAGCTCTTCTGCACAAAGGCGATCGCTTTGCGCTGAACGTGCTTGCCGAGGGACGCGAAAGCGGACCAATGAAACAGTTCCTGCAACCGTTTAAACCAGGTGCCGACCGGTTCAGCGGTCTGGAACTGGAGACCAGTCCGAATGAACAACCGCTGCTTCCCGATGCGCTCGCTTGGCTGGAAGGGCGAGTGAGCCAGCGGATGGAATGCGGAGACCACTGGCTGATCTATGCCGAGCTTGATCACGGCGGCGTGTTGGATCAGGAAGCTTCCACAGCCGTCCACCACCGACGCAGCGGCGCTAACTACTAAATAGAGCAGCCAATACGACAACGACCACACGGCACGCACAAGCTTGAAAGAGTCGTCACAATTCAACCTCTGACGCGAACGCAGATCATGAGCAAGGCCCACAGTGCTGATGTGCTGGTGATTACCGCCAGTAACGGCGAAAACCTCAAACTGGCTCAACGCTTTGTGGACCAGACACGAGCGCTGGGCAGCACCGCCGACTTGCTCGACCTCACCACACTCGAACTTCCCCTATTCACACCGCGCGTGAAGGAGCAAGGCATGCCGAATGGCATACAGGCATTGCAGCAACAACTGATGGCAGCACCGCGGTGGGTGATCTGCGCGCCGGAATACAACGGTTCAATTCCCCCCGTACTGACCAACGCCATCGCCTGGCTATCTGTTCAGGGAGATGACTTCCGGGTCCTCTTCAATGGGCGGCCGATCGCCATGGCCAGCTTCTCCGGTGGCAATGGGATGGAGCTGCTGGTGGCACTGCGCATCCAGCTCACCCATCTCGGCGCTCAGGTTGTAGGGCGCCAGCTGCTCAGCAATTACGCAAAGCCGGCGAAGGATGAAAGCATTGCCGACCTGATGCAACGCCTGATGCAGATGACACAACTGGAGCTCTGACACAGTTCATCAGCGCATCAATCAAGAACAGCCTATGAATCAGGAACAGCCTTGAATTAAGAACAGCCCATATATGAACAACAGCCAAGGAATCCAATTCGAAAGAGAATCGGGTTTTCGTACACACACCACATCTAGAGCACTGAAATAGCGAGGTCAGTACACAATCTCCATTCCACGAATGGGCATGACCCGGGATCCTCAGTACGCGATTCGCTATCGCGGCTTTGTTCTGTTGAAACAAGGGAACAACAGTTGGCTGGTCAGACCGGAACGAAGCCCGATGCGACTTTTACCCTTTCGCACACCGACTTGCTCGCTGGCGGATGTGAAAGCATTGTTGGACTGGCGACTGGAGCAGGACACAAGCCTGATCTCAGTCGCCTGACCCCTCAGGCGGCCTGAGGTGGTGGCGTGGGCGATCCCTGAGACTGAATGGGGATCACCAGAGTTGCCCAGCGCTCAGGACGCTCTGGGCGCTGACGTCTCGCCTGACGAATTCCAAAGGGAACCCTCAGCACATTGGTGCCTTCGATCGGCAAGGTGTGTCCTCGACCGAGGGCTGCCTGAAGGCATTCGGGGATGTCGGGAAGCTGGAGCGAGTCTGGGGTTTGCTCAGTGGATTGTTTTTGATTTTTGGTGTCGCGACTCATTGATTCCCTTT
Above is a window of Synechococcus sp. BIOS-E4-1 DNA encoding:
- a CDS encoding diflavin flavoprotein, producing MVTASLNSTNSTAVTPRLTLQCELIAADSTTIRSLDWERSRFDIEFGLRNGTTYNAFLVRGERNALIDTSHAKFRDTWVPLLKEQIDPMAIDHLIVSHTEPDHSGLIGDLIDLNPDIEIVGSKVAIQFLKDQVHRPFKSRAVKTGDELDLGTSPDTGVQHRFEFLSAPNLHWPDTIFSFDHGSGILYTCDAFGLHYCSEELFDTDPGAIAPDFRFYYDCLMGPNARSVLQALKRMDALPEINTVAVGHGPLLRQHLSHWLNDYREWSSQRSKGDSYAAVCYLSQYGFSDRLSQAIAHGIGKADAQVQLVDLRATDPQELTALVGEAKAVVVPTWPAEPDGELQASIGTLLAALQPKQLVGVYDAFGGNDEPIDAVAEQLRNQGLKPAFEPLRIRQLPQGGDYQRCEESGTDLGQILTRKKSIEALRSIDANLDKALGRLTGGLYIVTASQGEGDARRSGAMVASWVAQASFRPPGLSVAVAKDRAIEALMQVGDSFVINVLRQERYKPLMQHFLKRFPPGADRFEGVNVLHGAAEGGPVLTDALAYLSCRVEQRMEGPDHWIIYALVEQGNVADIDGKTAVHHRKTGNHY
- a CDS encoding diflavin flavoprotein, which encodes MVTTVAASSASADRQVITLPVDRGLVCLRGLSPQRLRFELEYALERGSTANSFLFEAGADAAGIEQPAVLVHPPGMAYSNVFLPALLNVLPATDQPLLIVVGHVNPNRVALLQELARNYPGLELIASSPGAKLLEELWNQRKPSPPGVEEDQPPPLPDFPPLRVIRREETQALSHGRNLLLLPAPTPRWPGGLMAFEQRYGLLMSDKFFSAHLCTTAWAEANRSSTEEERRHFYDCLMAPMARKVDLLVERLEELSIRTIAPAHGPAIDASWRSLLNDYHRWGESHQQSSLNVVLLFASAYGNTSAIADALGRGVSRTDIRVTSLNCEFTPSEELVAAIQSADGILIGSPTLGGHAPTPVVSALGTLLAEGDRSKPVGVFGSFGWSGEAVDLLETKLRDGGFSFGFDPIRVKFSPDRAMVKELEETGTRFARKLLQAEKRAQRRNAGSMSESRSDPAVLALGRVVGSLCILTTRKGELSGAMVASWVSQASFTPPGLTVAVAKDRAVEALLHKGDRFALNVLAEGRESGPMKQFLQPFKPGADRFSGLELETSPNEQPLLPDALAWLEGRVSQRMECGDHWLIYAELDHGGVLDQEASTAVHHRRSGANY
- a CDS encoding TRAP transporter large permease subunit codes for the protein MIEIEALGWVISFDPSTVLAPGMFLALIVALLSGFPVAFCLGGIGVIFALLGMLSGEIEPQFVTALPQRILGIMANFTLLAIPAFVFMGSMLESSGIAERLLETMGRLLGRLRGGLALAVVLVGSLLAATTGVVAATVTTMGLISLPAMLRAGYDKSLATGVIVASGTLGQIIPPSIVLVVLGDQLGISVGDLFIGALVPGLLMSTVFAIYVLVISSLKPELAPELKPELTGSGHPLQLVQSVLPPIALIVAVLGSIFFGIATPTEAGVIGAVGAMVLAGLNGGFSRQQLSNVCESTMRTTAMVMAILMGSTAFSLVFRGVGGDQLISDLLLNLPGGRVGFLVFSMLIIFLLGFFIDFFEIAFIAVPLLLPAARQLLGPEALVWFGVMIGANLQTSFLTPPFGFALFYLRGVAPDEVSTRDIYRGALPFVGLQVAVLALIIAVPGLVDWLPRVAGALSPGPMT
- a CDS encoding NAD(P)H-dependent oxidoreductase, translated to MSKAHSADVLVITASNGENLKLAQRFVDQTRALGSTADLLDLTTLELPLFTPRVKEQGMPNGIQALQQQLMAAPRWVICAPEYNGSIPPVLTNAIAWLSVQGDDFRVLFNGRPIAMASFSGGNGMELLVALRIQLTHLGAQVVGRQLLSNYAKPAKDESIADLMQRLMQMTQLEL
- a CDS encoding TRAP transporter small permease subunit, whose translation is MSEPLSGVVRLLDRINAAAAWLARWSVLLMLAIGIWNVVGRYLGSAIGINLSSNGLIEAQWYLFDLIFLLGLGWTLQKQGHVRVDVLQSRWSPRRRNRQELNSILLLLLPFAFGVMAISIAPALRSWSIAEMSPDPGGLPRTWVKSLIPLGFLLLGLQGIAEALRLRLALAHPEAAQAAEEQRQGGGTML